From a single Anomaloglossus baeobatrachus isolate aAnoBae1 chromosome 4, aAnoBae1.hap1, whole genome shotgun sequence genomic region:
- the LOC142303074 gene encoding uncharacterized protein LOC142303074 has product MIVLFIFSEKGQESKKFARGGKLFSTRFAFSLEAAEGREPGARNREHRTGSTEPEEEPGSKRRKPGTKPRKSGERAENDRRKSGERAKSAHRKSRERAKSAHRKSRERAKSAHRKSRERAKSAHRKSRERAENAHRKSGERAENAHRKSGERAENDRRKSGERAKSAHRKSGERAENDRRKSGERAKSAHRKSRERAKSAHRKSRERAKSAHRKSRERAKSAHRKSRERAENAHRKSGERAENDRRKSGERAKNARRKSGERAKSARRKSRERAENDRRKSGERAKSAHRKSRERAKSAHRKSRERAKSAHRKSRERAKSAHRKSRERAKSAHRKSRERAENDRRKSGERAKSAHRKSRERAKSAHRKSRERAKSAHRKSRERAKSAHRKSRERAENAHRKSGERAENDRRKSGERAKNARRKSGERAKSARRKSRERAENDRRKSGERAKSAHRKSRERAKSAHRKSR; this is encoded by the exons ATGATTGTgctattcatattctctgaaaaaggccaagaaagcaaaaaatttgCCAGAGGAGGGAAACTTTTCAGCACACG ATTCGCGTTCTCATTG gaggcggCGGAGGGGCGGGAACCGGGAGCACGGAACCGGGAGCACAGAACCGGGAGCACAGAACCGGAAGAAGAGCCCGGCAGCAAGAGGAGAAAACCGGGGACCAAACCAAGAAAAAGCGGGGAGCGAGCCGAGAACGACCGTAGAAAAAGCGGGGAGCGAGCCAAGAGCGCCCATAGAAAAAGCAGGGAGCGAGCCAAGAGCGCCCATAGAAAAAGCAGGGAGCGAGCCAAGAGCGCCCATAGAAAAAGCAGGGAGCGAGCCAAGAGCGCCCATAGAAAAAGCAGGGAGCGAGCCGAGAACGCCCATAGAAAAAGCGGGGAGCGAGCCGAGAACGCCCATAGAAAAAGCGGGGAGCGAGCCGAGAACGACCGTAGAAAAAGCGGGGAGCGAGCCAAGAGCGCCCATAGAAAAAGCGGGGAGCGAGCCGAGAACGACCGTAGAAAAAGCGGGGAGCGAGCCAAGAGCGCCCATAGAAAAAGCAGGGAGCGAGCCAAGAGCGCCCATAGAAAAAGCAGGGAGCGAGCCAAGAGCGCCCATAGAAAAAGCAGGGAGCGAGCCAAGAGCGCCCATAGAAAAAGCAGGGAGCGAGCCGAGAACGCCCATAGAAAAAGCGGGGAGCGAGCCGAGAACGACCGTAGAAAAAGCGGGGAGCGAGCCAAGAACGCCCGTAGAAAAAGCGGGGAGCGAGCCAAGAGCGCCCGTAGAAAAAGCAGGGAGCGAGCCGAGAACGACCGTAGAAAAAGCGGGGAGCGAGCCAAGAGCGCCCATAGAAAAAGCAGGGAGCGAGCCAAGAGCGCCCATAGAAAAAGCAGGGAGCGAGCCAAGAGCGCCCATAGAAAAAGCAGGGAGCGAGCCAAGAGCGCCCATAGAAAAAGCAGGGAGCGAGCCAAGAGCGCCCATAGAAAAAGCAGGGAGCGAGCCGAGAACGACCGTAGAAAAAGCGGGGAGCGAGCCAAGAGCGCCCATAGAAAAAGCAGGGAGCGAGCCAAGAGCGCCCATAGAAAAAGCAGGGAGCGAGCCAAGAGCGCCCATAGAAAAAGCAGGGAGCGAGCCAAGAGCGCCCATAGAAAAAGCAGGGAGCGAGCCGAGAACGCCCATAGAAAAAGCGGGGAGCGAGCCGAGAACGACCGTAGAAAAAGCGGGGAGCGAGCCAAGAACGCCCGTAGAAAAAGCGGGGAGCGAGCCAAGAGCGCCCGTAGAAAAAGCAGGGAGCGAGCCGAGAACGACCGTAGAAAAAGCGGGGAGCGAGCCAAGAGCGCCCATAGAAAAAGCAGGGAGCGAGCCAAGAGCGCCCATAGAAAAAGCAGGTAG
- the LOC142303072 gene encoding LOW QUALITY PROTEIN: uncharacterized protein LOC142303072 (The sequence of the model RefSeq protein was modified relative to this genomic sequence to represent the inferred CDS: deleted 4 bases in 2 codons), whose amino-acid sequence MDDLFPTHAQSQAPKPAQSQEAPKPAQSQEAPKPAKSQKAPKPAQSQEAPKPAKSQEAPKPAKSQEAPKPAKSQEAPKPAKSQEAPKPAKSQEAPKPAQSQEAPKPAQSQEAPKPAEPRSPQTSQKAPKPAPKPAKKPPNQPRAKKPPNQPRSPQTSPQTSQEAPKPAKSQEAPKPAQSQEAPKPAKSQEAPKPAKSQEAPKPAKSQEAPKPAKSQEAPKPAKSQEAPKPAQSQEAPKPAQSQEAPKPAQSQEAPKPAQSQEAPKPAQSQEAPKPAEPRSPQTSQEAPKPAPKPAKKPPNQPRAKKPPNQPRAKKPPNQPRSPQTSPQTSQEAPKPAKSQEAPKPAKSQEAPKPAKSQEAPKPAKSQEAPKPAQSQEAPKPAQSQEAPKPAKSQEAPKPAKKPPNQPRAKKPPNQPEKGNLE is encoded by the exons atggatGATCTGTTTCCCACTCATG CCCAGAGCCAagcccccaaaccagcccagagccaagaagcccccaaaccagcccagagccAAGAAGCCCCCAAACCAGCCAAGAGCCAAAAagcccccaaaccagcccagagccAAGAAGCCCCCAAACCAGCCAAGAGCCAAGAAGCCCCCAAACCAGCCAAGAGCCAAGAAGCCCCCAAACCAGCCAAGAGCCAAGAAGCCCCCAAACCAGCCAAGAGCCAAGAAGCCCCCAAACCAGCCAAGAGCCAAGAagcccccaaaccagcccagagccaagaagcccccaaaccagcccagagccAAGAAGCCCCCAAACCAGCC GAGCCAAGAAGCCCCCAAACCAGCCAAAAAGCCCCCAAACCAGCCCCCAAACCAGCCAAGAAGCCCCCAAACCAGCCAAGAGCCAAGAAGCCCCCAAACCAGCCAAGAAGCCCCCAAACCAGCCCCCAAACCAGCCAAGAAGCCCCCAAACCAGCCAAGAGCCAAGAagcccccaaaccagcccagagccAAGAAGCCCCCAAACCAGCCAAGAGCCAAGAAGCCCCCAAACCAGCCAAGAGCCAAGAAGCCCCCAAACCAGCCAAGAGCCAAGAAGCCCCCAAACCAGCCAAGAGCCAAGAAGCCCCCAAACCAGCCAAGAGCCAAGAagcccccaaaccagcccagagccaagaagcccccaaaccagcccagagccaagaagcccccaaaccagcccagagccaagaagcccccaaaccagcccagagccaagaagcccccaaaccagcccagagccAAGAAGCCCCCAAACCAGCC GAGCCAAGAAGCCCCCAAACCAGCCAAGAAGCCCCCAAACCAGCCCCCAAACCAGCCAAGAAGCCCCCAAACCAGCCAAGAGCCAAGAAGCCCCCAAACCAGCCAAGAGCCAAGAAGCCCCCAAACCAGCCAAGAAGCCCCCAAACCAGCCCCCAAACCAGCCAAGAAGCCCCCAAACCAGCCAAGAGCCAAGAAGCCCCCAAACCAGCCAAGAGCCAAGAAGCCCCCAAACCAGCCAAGAGCCAAGAAGCCCCCAAACCAGCCAAGAGCCAAGAagcccccaaaccagcccagagccaagaagcccccaaaccagcccagagccAAGAAGCCCCCAAACCAGCCAAGAGCCAAGAAGCCCCCAAACCAGCCAAGAagcccccaaaccagcccagagccAAGAAGCCCCCAAACCAGCCGGAAAAAgggaatttggagtga